The genomic region TCcctaattttgttttaaatttgtaatAGCAGATTgattgtaattattgttatttctatATCATTGAATTAAATTTCGTATTTCTTGAATTGGATCTTATTGATGTTGACCTAGCTTTTGTATTCTTTGTCATTGAAGACTGAAACTCCTTAATAATTATTAGTATCATCATTCAACAATAAATTTGTTGCTAATTGAAATAATGAATTCGTAATTACTTTATTAATTTTGACTGAAACTTTAAATAAATGAAACAATACAATCAATGACAATACAATATGAAAGAATTATTCTATAACATAATTCCGAAATCAGTGGTCGAATCGAAATTAGGATCCCGTAGAGAACTTGGACTGGAGGTACTTAACTAGACCAGCATCAAGCTGGAAAGCTTTGGACAGCACCTCAATGGAAATAAGTGGGTCGGAACCAAACACCGCGTTAGGATTTAGGAATAGTAACCACACCCGGGTTTTGGCTTAAGTTAATCAAAGTAATGTAaaacgtagttgctcattcatggactAGTTTTACTTTTTCATGGacattttttcattatttttccataGCATGCCCTTTGCCtagaaacaaaacaaaaaaactctCTAATTCTCTCCCTCACAAAATTAATCGAATCCACAAAATTAGTGAAATCCGTCAAATTACACAATTATGGATGGTAATTCTCGTATCGATCAAGTAATAATTCTAATTCTTATCtttatcaattatattataaaagtatcaaattaaagaattgatttatactaattaatttaaGGTTTGTTTAAACCGTTCCGATATTGGCATGCGGGGGACGACCATAAAAGAGTGTAGTATACTTCCCGCCGGCAGTACATGAACAGATTGAACAGTTACTACGTTAATccttatgcttgtttgattttttcgttttttttttcctttttttttataaatattttgtaattttttttttaattgtctgAGGAGGTTGTCAAGACGGCTGGTGGTACAAGAAAGTCAGCGGTGAAGGTGGTGGATGGTGGCTGACGGATAGTGATGGTTGGATGATGGTAGTTAAAGTGAGAAAAGAGTAAATGAAAGAGATAAAGAGAGAATGAAAGCAGAGTATTAAAacgaaaatcattaaaataaaaaaggtATTATGGTTATTTATGTCCATAAAAGAGGAAAACTCGTACGTGCATCACCCATGTAAAATAATGAAAACATTACCGTGTTAGAAATTAGAATGTTGGATGATTTCATTTATGTTGAACTGGTCTCTTATTTTTGACTATCTACCATATCTCCAAAACAAATCCCAATGAGCAAGCTAATCAGTAGTGATTATCAACATTTATATACGGTTATGTGAGAGGATGATACCGAGACTTAGTATCAGGTCTATAAATGTGCATGCTAAGTCTGTTACCTTTTTTATAAGGGAGACATAATCAAAGGCACAAGTCACAACTGCCCTCATTTGGAGCTTATCTGAGACCGGTAAATTGTTATTTTTGCGTTCATCGAACAAGGACCGTCTGCGCTGATATCAAGTTTGACCCATATGTAATCACAATATATGAAAATATTACTTCTACAAAATGAAAAATTCATATACAGAGATCAACAAAATGAAGGTTTGAGTTAATAATTGCGATGCCTAAGATTATATTTTCTGGAAACACTAGTGACAATGGAGTTTTGAGAGGGTGGATCATGGTGAGCTGCTGGAAGAAGGTATTCAGGGTCTTCATTGATGCTCATATCTTCTGGCAACTCAGTGTCCATCCATGAACCCCAGTCTACTTCACTGTCGTCTCTGCTCTCTTCGTCCGAACAATAATTATACTCTTTTTTCCATTGCTGCATATTGTTCACTTTATCAATCAAACTTGCTAGCATTTTATGGTTTAGTGCTTCATAATCCCTGCAAATTCATCCAACAATTTTATAATGTCAAATATCAAATCatgttatataaaataaaatgcaagtttAATTTGTGCATACCTGTATGTTATAAAAGAGTATAACAGTTGAAGAACAGCATAAGTACAAAGAAGCGACTTCACTATCGATCTGACCCGAGTTTTCTGTTCAACTTCAGTACTTGTAAACTGCAAAATCCCACACTCTATCGCAAATGCAATGCACAAACCTACAATTATTATTAACCTATAACTGTTAAAACAGAATATTCATCACAAAATCTGAATAAGGCCAGCTAGGATTAGACGGGCGTAAATCATACCTATATAAAGCCTGCATCTTACTGAGTAGGTCTGCTTTGTGCTTGTAAACATGAACATAACAAATATTAGGAGTGAGTATACGATGAACGCTTTGATAAGCCTCGACTCCAGCAACATCGCTTTGTGTAATGCAAACAGTTTATCTATTGCACTGAACATGCTTGCTTGTTTCGACTCAAAAGCTTCCTGAGCTTCCAACATTGATTTTGAATTAGTAGCCAACTGATCATGAGCCTCTAACAGCTGTTCTTGCTGCTCCCTGAGCTCTTTATGTTTCTCGTGCGCAAATCCTACTATCTGCTGAAGCGTAACCCTAACAGTACAGTGAAAAAACATCAGCAATACCAAGATGCACAACACAGTCTAAGAACCGTACCTCATACAGGAACTGTAAAATTATTACCTGCTCTCCTGAAGGGCTTCAGACTGAAAACTAGTGAGAGATTGAAGACCCTCGAGTGCCTGCGATTGGGTTGCAAGAAGTTGTTGTTGATTCTCAACAGTAACCCCCGTCATTCCTGCAATTTCATCAGCTTTGCCTTGAAGATTATGCATCTTTGAAGCTAACGCTTCTCCGTATTTATTAACCTCTTTCTGTACATCAGCTGCCTTTAACTGCAACACCATTATGTTTTCCTTCAACTTATAATACGATTCTTCGACTTTTGCCAAGTTTTCCTCCATTTTCAGCCTCAATAACCCCTGCCCTTGAACCAACTCAACCTGAGAAGTTGCAATACCATGGGCTTGCTCTTTAAGCTCCTTGGATTGATCCAAAACAATGCCAATCTCCCCTATCATGTTCTTCAAATTTTCCCCCACTTTTCGGGTTTCTGCATCAATTGATGTTATTGATTCTTGTATTTGGTTTGAGTTGTGAATGAGATTGTCAGATTTTAGTTCAATGGATTCTAGTTTTTCTTCTGTCGACAATGCCGAGTCTTTTAAATCGTTCACCAAATTTTCAACCTGAACCTTAAAAGCCTTTGATCTGCAGGAAACATTCCATTTTAATAAACCGTATTGAATTTAACAGACACGCAAGCTTCGCATTCAGAAAAAGTTTACAGCAGCAACTTACTGTAACTGATGACAGATAGAATTGGTAGTGAGGTAGAATTCCAAGTAAGTCCGATGTTCATGATCTTTTAATTTACGGAGACAATCGACCATCTTACTATTCGAATCACATTTAGGAAAAGAATCCCTTCCTGAATCCCTTTGAAAACAATCACTCAGAAGCCAAGCAAGTCTACTTCTCTTTTCCTCTGCAGCAAAAATCTCTGAACATGACGAAAATAAATTCTGATACGCTTTAAACCAGCATGGATTCGATCCTCCTAACTTCCTCCTTGCGTTTTCAATCAACTCAACAGCATTTGGATCGTTCATGCCATCTACTGAAAACTCGGCAACCAAACCATTTGAACCCCAATCAGCCTTATTATTAGCACCAGAAGGCGGTGGGGTGGATTGTGTCGAGGAAGAGAACCAACCACCCCATGACCGGACGTCTGATGGAAATGCTAGAAATGTGAATACAAACAGAACAAAGACGCGATTTCCCATGTTTGAATTCGTGGCACAAGTTCAAAATTTCTGATCGGTGAAATGAACCTGCATTTGCAAAAAGGCCAAATGTAATCAGAAGTTTCCATTAATGTCATGGAATTGTATGATACTATTTTCACTTAATTCGATTAATGTCGTCTTAAACAAAAAATTATGTTAGATTAAAGTCTGAAAGATTTTAACCAAGTACTCCGTACAAATTAAGGTACAAGAACTATCAAACGTTAATCCAACATTATACTTTGTGGCTTACCATAAAGTCATGCCATATAAAAattcttttaaaaaaaattgatgttTAAATCTTTCGAAAATTCAGAAAATAAAGATTGATCGAATCATAAATCACAATAATAGAATACGAAAAATTATAGTTTACTCTAGTATACATATACACCCATATTTGTTCTAATCCACATACGAGTATAAAACCTTTCAACCTATGTATTAAATTAAAAGTAAACATCATACAGAATTTTTATATAAAGTCGGGGTACTCTAACATCAACCCAATAATAATCGACATGATGATTAAACCTATTAAACGAGGGATATCAAACATTCGTAAGTATTTGAATTGGTTTGACAGAAATTAAACCGTTTTACATTATATTCGTACATGTTACTCAATACAATACCTTATGGCATGTACCGCGGTTGAACGACAAAGAAGACGAGAAATAATGAAGGTTGCAAAAATAAAGGGTAAAAAAAAAGTTGTAAAAGTGTGTGGGAATTTGCCGGGATTTTTCAACAGGCGCGAAGGAGATACGAAGAGACATGAAGGTCGTTACTTATGTACGATGAATAATGCATCGTTTGCTTGCACCCCAAGTTCATACTTTCGTTTTTctgttttaaaatttttgacCAACTTtgtgataattttattaaaaaaaagagTATAACATATCGCACAAATTTGTTGTGTAGACCATTTTATATACCCCCTCCTATTCCAGATAACCGTCTCATTGTGAAGAtgacacaagaattaagaaagtgagtttagaccacacaaaacggacaatggaacagttatgtgaatagacggaaatggaattgaatttggaccacacaacacttaccaaaaatggaCAATGTgacattattgtgaatagacgaaaatggaCAATGAGACGGTTATCtggaataagagggagtataagaCTAGCCTAATAACACAAAGCCCAAGTAAATTAGCGAatatagttatacaaaatattttattttgaagccCATAAATTTGTTTTAATAACTTGTGCATTTAAATATGTCGGTATTAATCATAAGATATCAGATTGTCAAAATAAAGTTCAAATATATAAAATTAAATGTTATTTATATGTTATTCTCCTTTTGGGTTAGTCTTATGCTATAGAACGGTCCTATAAGAGAGTTGCTGAACATATCgatattaagagaccgtctctctaaAGTTTTTGGGTTAAACAATTAATCATATGTATTATTTCTCCTTGAATATAAATTTTACCAAACGTAATCAAATAAGATTGTTAGTTCTACAAATTGTTTTATAAGATTATAATAAGGTAAAACTATACAATAATTATTTTTTATATGAGACAGTCTTATGATATTTATTTATAAAGAGTGTAAGTTATGTCATACAATAATGGAAATTGCTTGCATAAAATGGTTTTCCACAAGGATTAGTGTAAAACCGGTAGTTAATATACTAAAATATTCCTATAGTAATTACTTGATATCTTTTATTTATTGATTTTACAtgtaaaaccattttatatgaaaCTTTCTCCACAACAATGTATACTGTAAattttataattattaaatatgatTAATCAACTGTATCGGATACCGTATATCCGGTTACATATTTTGCCGACCCTTACCCTACGCGGTCTTTAAAAAACCTTATCGAATATCCGGAAATTCATATCGAATATCCAAAAATCCGTATAATGTAtaataaaaccgtatcgtataattttgctcagccctactGATCGCGACCTATAAAATGTCAAAAAATACATGTATATACATACTAGCTCAATTGCAATTGCAAATTAGCAAGTATACCAAACTTGAAGCGAGAATTTTGGTGACAGGCCCAATATAAAAGGGCCGGCCCAGTATACAAGGGCGGCATATGAAACAACTTTCCATAACCTAGTGTCGGGCcataataaatttataatctgAAGACAAAATTACCGCGTTGTTGCGTTCATATAATTACCTTTCTTAATCTCCCGCTTTCCTAATTTCATCTTCACTTGAATTTGTTTACAGCTTGATCAACAATTAACCCTAATCTTCATCTTCTCTTTGCTTTAATTTTCCCCAAATTCAATCTTCATTACTATTCATTATTATCACCACAATGACGAAATCAGCTGCGAAGTCAAAAGCCGGGTACATTGCTTACATCCCTGGGGAGCCTCTAAGAAAGGTTGCTCACCGTTCTGTTTCCACCTCCATGACCGTACTCCCACTCAAACGCCGTCGTTCTGTTGCAAGGAAATCTATACCGCCAAGAAAACTCAGTCTTAAAAAGAAACCAACAGCAAGATGGTCTTCCAATTACTGTGTTTCCCTTTCTGTCTCTGACGAAGATCAATCTTCTGATTCTGACTCGAATTCAAGTCCGATGAGTTGCTGTTCGTCAGAGGCTTCTAATGTTCCTACTTGGTCTTCCAATTATTCTGTTTCAGTTTCGGACGAAGAAGACTACCACAATTATCAATGCTCTTCTCCTTTGTATGAGCAACCAACTGTCTATGTCCTCTGCAAACTTGTTAACGGTGTTCTTGTTAGGGTTTAATTTCTTCGATATTATTATACATTTATGTAAATTGCTGAATTATGTTTATTGTTTAGGTTTATGCCCTAATTTTGTATGCGTATGCGATCCTAGTGTAATAGCAGCATCCTAATTGTGATTAATGTTATTGCTACACACTGAAATTGGGTGTTATCTATGTTGATCCAGATTTTGTATTAATTGTCTGAATTATTGTATGATCATTTAATTTGTTGCTAATTGAAATAATTGAACTCATAATTAATCCGTAGTTTATTGATGTTCGCCTAAATTATCTCCTTGTCTAATTAAAACAATGTAAGAGTCGACAATGTAAAGCTGGGAAGTTCCATATGAACAACACCCACTTCCAAAGACAGAGATggtaataaaacaaattcaatgCAAAGCAAAGAGCGACGAGTTATAATAtaatactagtttgaatgcccgtgcgttgcaacggggtaattaacttatttataatgcaaaaaaaaaacgttataagggtttaatgtttacattctatgtctaatgatttgtttacatattattaaaatatctctttcaaaaaaaaaaaattaatatttatgagacttaaaaaattttgggtggatacataagttccaaatatccctcatatttataatcatagggatcacatcaccttatattaatctttcgatgtgggacaattctactatttatatgtagtatattcatcacacctacgttattttccaatgtgggacaaaacatactaaaaattacacaattttacacACTTAgaagttttaatatgtgcaaataatatgaaatctatactctaatgatagcattttttaccacgaagctaattatattattttaataatttttttaacgatctttttttgccaaatgaaatgtaaaagtttgatataaaaattggaaatatcacttgaatataatttaggaaatatatattataataattaaaagattctccactttattttttaagtcaaaaattattatttatgatacttccctaaattaatttttgtgggttaactcttatttataatcatataatcaccccaccttataccaatctttcgatgtgggacaattctactatttataagtaatatattcaccaaactcggattatttttatgatgtgggacaattctactatttatacgtagtatatattcatcaaacctgcactgtttttcaatgtgggacaaataacatactcagaattacaccatcttttttgcacttagttcgacatccaaccagatcccgaataccaaatacggacaattgctacttattatatctaatagttatatttaaatttaataataagataaagtactctccattaatatttgtacgttgtttttcttcaaatttttttttatcataattgagatatagaaatttcccgtggtaccccttaattttgtcagattttccatgttacccatACTTTTAACAATgtcctatggtacccttgaggttccattttttttccCATGATACCCCTAatataaaggctgttaaatggatgTTAAGTTTGATGGGCTgataataaaataacaattaaaaaataataccccctttattgttttattggtacggatatctctctcttttaaatgaaaatttaattaactatatcattataatattgaaaaattctcatggtaaccttgaactttgatagattacacatggtacccctaattttaagtttctgcAAATGGTACCCCtatgttcacctttttctttcccagaatactATTTGACAACTTTCGTCATAACGCCATTACTCCTATGAGGtgtgacgcctttttcttttgcTATCTATTACGcaaacacttcatcatctaattcctaaatccatatttcataatttttaccgacattattttgccaaatgaaatgtaaaaaaatttatataaaaattacaaacatcacttgaatataaaataagaaatacatagtatatatattaataataactaaaagattttccaaagattaacttaggttagaaatcattattgtagaggcagtaatacaaactcttttaagagctctaTCTGAAAATACTTAAGAAAATCAAAAGATTtagggttatgacttctatttataatcataagatcaccctgacttatggtaatcttccgatatGGGACAATtcaaatatttatacatagtatattcagcacatttacattacttttcaatgtaggacaaataacatactatgtacaccatttttttcgcacctactttgacatcaatccgatttaataatgagaaaatacaatacaatctacactctaatgatagcattttttttgtcacaatctaattatataattttcatacgatacttttttgtcaaatgaaatataaagtttttatataaaattataaacatcacttttatataatatagaaaatgtatatatatatgagacaattttattagttatacataatatattcaccacacccacattatttttcaatgtgggacttataacatactaaaaattacatatcttttatatcaaaaattttTGGggtaatacctaagtttcaaggatgcctcctatttatatttatataatcaccctaccgtatactattctttcgatgtgagatacataatttaattatttagacgtagtatgttcatcatgcctacattatttttcaatgtgaaagataagtacatgtctcttcttaaaaagaAAAACCACTATTGTATTAGCTCGATCATTAGATAGAGATCTCTACAttgtacatataacgactcattaacgctctattactgcattatgaagacaaccattagtaaaatctttagctTTGTACTGTGTCAGGAGACTAACATTAATAAAACCTtcagttttgtatttttttaattttcttgttcatgttcttaactctttcccgggtagttcccaacgattttcactttattttttatatcatatcgtagataatgatagaaaatcctaagagctctttaaaaaaatatttatgagactcataAATTTTTGGGTGATACaaaagttccaaatatgcctcctatttataatcataggatcacatcaccttatactaatctttcgatgtgggacaattctactatttatatgtcgtatattcaccacacctacgttattttccattgtgggacaaaacatactaagaattacacaattttacatattaaatttttttaatatgtgcaaataatacgaaatctatactctaatgatagcattttttaccacgaagctaattatattattttaataatttttttaacgatacttttttgtcaggtgaaatgtaaaagtttgatataaaaattggaaatatcacttgaatataatttaggaaatatatatattatattaattaaaatattctccactttattttttacatcaaaaattattatttatgatactttcctaaattaatttttgatgatgtggacgctctcagatcgctcgaaaaaactctcttttatatatatatatatagattaccGCGGAATTTTATGGTTGGATCCTCAAAGAGACAATCACCAGTATAAATTGACGAGGAAAATGTTCCTGAATCGACAGTATACGTTTAAAGGAAATGAGTGTTATTCAATCCTATTCTATCCAACAGGGGCACCACAAAACTGACAGCGTATAGTCAATGAGCTGCACCGAATGTCTGAAGGTCTCCTTTCGGAAATTCAAGGCCTTCAATCACATACAGTTACAAGACCGTGATTCTGAAATTTCTTTTCTTAGGCAAGAGGTCACCAGATGCACGAATGATGCTTTAGAAGCTTCGAAGATGTCTAAGGTGCAAAGTTATGCTGATCTTCACGAGTTTTTGACATGGTTAGATAAAACTGTCTCATGTTTTGATGCGTGACGCCCATGACCATGATGACGATGATATTAGTAAGAATTATATATGCTGAATGCAAGGAGAACCTTGAAAAAGACATCACGTCCATAATATCTGAATTGGAAGACTCACGGATAGCAGCACAGAATAAGGATGCATTGTTACAAGCTGAAAGAAATAAGGTTGATGAGTTTCCACGACGAAAAGTAGCTCTGGAATTCACTAAGGTTTTGGGATTTCTGGGTTAGGAACCCCAGAAATCGTTATTTGGTTCACTGTTTTTCGGCCAATTATGAATTTATGCAAAACAAATAGTGACCAATGAACATATAAATAGTGACCAACTGACCAAGTTACCATAGCTATTGTTATTTACCCTGTGTAAACAGAAAAATGCAAGCACACGAATCAAACTCGGAAATATGAAACTGTTGACAAACTAAAACCGAGTATTTCTAATTTGCACACACCACAATCTGCCACAATAGAAATGGGGTTTGTACTTTGTAGCATGAACAGATCACTAGTCACTATGCGCACGGGGTTGGGACGAGAGCCCAACTTGTTCTGCAAATCCCTTGACATTACCTTTAGGATTTTGGTCAAACCTAGCTAGCTTGAAGTAGCCCATCTCTACTCCTTCGACATGCCCGTCAAGCACCATCTTGAAGCCATGTCCTGAGAACCCACCCGCAATCACCACATCCTTCCCAAACTCCTCTCCCAAGAAGTCTATCACGTAATCATCGTCTGGAGTCATCGAGTACATGCATGACTGAGTTGACACAGGGCCGCCTTCATGTTCCACACGGCCCCCAAACCTTTCACACACCCACTTCCTCAATAAATCCATCAACCCTGTTTCTGGCATCCAAGTCCGTTTATCAGGGTCACAGGGACGTCCCCCATGTACGGCTACCTTGATCAAGCCTGGATACTCTAAAGAAGGGGTGCCATATATGTAGGGTAATCCATACCCGGCAAATGAGGGAAAACCTCCATCAATGGAGTAGTCCTTCTCGTGGCCTTTTTTTATTTTCCAGTAACAAATGGTTGTCTCCAAGGGTTCTATGGGAATATCACGGCCGGTAACGTCCTTTACAAGTTTCTTCATCCATGATCCAGCAGTAACCACACATTTTTTACAGTAAAACATCTCCCCCGATTCTGTAGACACGACTAAACCACCATCAGTGCGGTTTCTTTCAATGCCCGTAACTTTTATGTTGTCTTTCAGGACAACCCCATTACGAAAGGCAAGGGTTTGGAACATAGAGACGGCTTTAGTAGGCTTAATAACACCTGCTCCCTCGCTCACTACCCCAATCCAGTCCTCTGGCAGCACAACCCCACCACCGAACTCTTGTCCCATCTCAGAAGAGTTTAGTACTCGAAACTCGACAGAAGTAGAACGGCAGCTACTGATGATAGCCTGGAGAGCCATGTCAGTGGAGTGCCCAAAGTCGAGCTGTTGGGTGGGGTACAAGACCTTGTAGCCAACCTGGGACTGGGCTTCCTCCCAAAGGCGAGAGGATTGGAGGGCCATGGAAGAGTAGTAAGGCTCCGGGTAGGTTATTCGGATGGTGCGAGACTCGCCATGGGAGGAACCCCTATTGTGAAGAAAGTCGAACTGGTCGAGGAGGAGGGTGGAATAGCCTCTTTTGGATGCCTCGTATGCACTACAACTTCCCATGATTCCGGCACCTATCACTATTACCTCAAACTCATTATCAGGCCTCGTGCGGTTTCCCATCATCTCTCTACCTCTTCTGATTTCCCTAATAATATAAAAAGTATCAACACTTTAGTCTCAGGCAATTCAGTACAAAATGATACGGAGTAGTATACAATTGTAGCTGGTAGTACAGTATACTACAGTATACAATTGTAGCTGGTAGTACAGTAGAATTGTTTCAAAGTTCACACATATTTGCACACGTAATCAACCTCACTTACCACTTTGTTTCCAAGATGTCTATTGGAGTATCTAATCTAAGTCACTAACTAATTCATTACTCTCATCGTTTCACTAAATAGTTTACAGTTGTTTTAAACAGCAAtttgaaataaagaggaaatatAATGATCCTTGCCCACATGGATTGATTtatttactaaaaaaaaaaatcaaatattcTATATATTAAAGCAACCACAAAACTAAGGTGTCGCTATGTGGTTGAATGCTGACTTTTcaaacaacaatttttttttttgcaaaataaAGCTACCCACGTTCTATAGTGGATTTAATTTGTTTGATGTATGCTAATTGCTACACTGCTATTTCATTAACATGCTTGGTTCATTAAATTAAAAATAACTCAATTATAATATACAAATTTTTATGTCATTCATCAATTaattaatcacaaattctcactcTAGACGGACACTGTTATAGACAGGTCAAATATCACACAGCtttaataataagacaaacaacaagtaaaatgtcaccactttgtcTTATTATGTAAGTGGTGACATTTTGACCTCGTCTACACTTTAGACAGATATACTCGTCTAAAGTGAGactaattgttaattaattaccAATATatcaaaaaattaaattatctggAATATCAATATCAATTTTATGATTACATTAATTTGATATTGGGAATTATACTCGATACAGCAAGTGATCAGATCTATTCATGCAACAAAAAAAGCGGACTAATCTTACGTTACATAATCTGAAACAATTTAATACTCCGTACATGATATACAACTATGACGAATTCCGTTGGgagttatattatattatatgctGGAAAAAATAATCGCACAAatg from Silene latifolia isolate original U9 population chromosome 3, ASM4854445v1, whole genome shotgun sequence harbors:
- the LOC141645916 gene encoding protein GAMETE EXPRESSED 1-like codes for the protein MGNRVFVLFVFTFLAFPSDVRSWGGWFSSSTQSTPPPSGANNKADWGSNGLVAEFSVDGMNDPNAVELIENARRKLGGSNPCWFKAYQNLFSSCSEIFAAEEKRSRLAWLLSDCFQRDSGRDSFPKCDSNSKMVDCLRKLKDHEHRTYLEFYLTTNSICHQLQSKAFKVQVENLVNDLKDSALSTEEKLESIELKSDNLIHNSNQIQESITSIDAETRKVGENLKNMIGEIGIVLDQSKELKEQAHGIATSQVELVQGQGLLRLKMEENLAKVEESYYKLKENIMVLQLKAADVQKEVNKYGEALASKMHNLQGKADEIAGMTGVTVENQQQLLATQSQALEGLQSLTSFQSEALQESRVTLQQIVGFAHEKHKELREQQEQLLEAHDQLATNSKSMLEAQEAFESKQASMFSAIDKLFALHKAMLLESRLIKAFIVYSLLIFVMFMFTSTKQTYSVRCRLYIGLCIAFAIECGILQFTSTEVEQKTRVRSIVKSLLCTYAVLQLLYSFITYRDYEALNHKMLASLIDKVNNMQQWKKEYNYCSDEESRDDSEVDWGSWMDTELPEDMSINEDPEYLLPAAHHDPPSQNSIVTSVSRKYNLRHRNY
- the LOC141647236 gene encoding putative sarcosine oxidase, which encodes MMGNRTRPDNEFEVIVIGAGIMGSCSAYEASKRGYSTLLLDQFDFLHNRGSSHGESRTIRITYPEPYYSSMALQSSRLWEEAQSQVGYKVLYPTQQLDFGHSTDMALQAIISSCRSTSVEFRVLNSSEMGQEFGGGVVLPEDWIGVVSEGAGVIKPTKAVSMFQTLAFRNGVVLKDNIKVTGIERNRTDGGLVVSTESGEMFYCKKCVVTAGSWMKKLVKDVTGRDIPIEPLETTICYWKIKKGHEKDYSIDGGFPSFAGYGLPYIYGTPSLEYPGLIKVAVHGGRPCDPDKRTWMPETGLMDLLRKWVCERFGGRVEHEGGPVSTQSCMYSMTPDDDYVIDFLGEEFGKDVVIAGGFSGHGFKMVLDGHVEGVEMGYFKLARFDQNPKGNVKGFAEQVGLSSQPRAHSD